One genomic region from Vicia villosa cultivar HV-30 ecotype Madison, WI unplaced genomic scaffold, Vvil1.0 ctg.003270F_1_1, whole genome shotgun sequence encodes:
- the LOC131640679 gene encoding glycine-rich cell wall structural protein 1.8-like, whose protein sequence is MTTLKVHSIFFFVLLGFGICSAFRHFDLYHGTGGGYHGDIGVSGGGGYGGGGGGGVDGYGGGAGGGEGEGGGEYGGDGVVGGGGGGSGGGGGGSEVEGGGYGGGAGKGGGEGYGGGASHGGGYAGGGGGGSGGGGGGGAGGAGGGYGGGEGGGAGGGHGGEHGGGYGGGGGGGSGGGGGGGAHGGGYGGGEGAGGGYGGGAEGGGGAGGGSGGGGGGGGAHGGGYGGGAGGGEGGGHGGYYP, encoded by the coding sequence ATGACAACTTTGAAAGTTCATAGTATTTTTTTCTTTGTGTTGTTAGGTTTCGGCATATGCTCTGCATTCCGTCACTTTGACTTGTATCATGGGACTGGTGGAGGATACCATGGTGACATTGGTGTGAGTGGAGGTGGAGGTTATGGAGGTGGTGGAGGTGGAGGTGTAGATGGATATGGAGGAGGAGCTGGTGGAGGTGAAGGTGAAGGTGGTGGTGAATATGGAGGTGATGGTGTGGTTGGTGGTGGTGGAGGAGGAAGTGGAGGTGGCGGGGGTGGTAGTGAGGTTGAAGGTGGTGGATATGGTGGAGGGGCTGGAAAAGGTGGTGGGGAAGGATATGGCGGTGGTGCTTCGCATGGAGGTGGTTATGCTGGAGGTGGTGGAGGTGGTAGCGGTGGTGGGGGAGGTGGTGGTGCTGGAGGTGCTGGTGGTGGTTATGGAGGTGGGGAAGGAGGCGGAGCAGGAGGTGGACATGGTGGAGAACATGGAGGTGGATatggaggtggaggtggaggtggaagtggaggtggaggaggaggtggagcaCATGGTGGTGGATATGGTGGTGGTGAAGGAGCAGGTGGTGGATATGGGGGTGGAGCAGAAGGAGGTGGTGGAGCAGGTGGTGGATCTggtggaggtggaggtggtggAGGGGCACATGGTGGAGGATACGGCGGTGGTGCTGGAGGTGGCGAAGGCGGTGGCCACGGTGGATATTATCCTTGA
- the LOC131640682 gene encoding glycine-rich cell wall structural protein 1.8-like: MATSKVLSIVFFVLLCLGICSAARTLITIGLGHEISGGFHGDIGVSGGEGGVHVGADGHGGGAGGGGGGGAGGGGEYGGNVVAGGGGGGSGGGGGGGAAEGGYGGGAGKGSGEGVAHGGGYAGGGGSGSGGGGGGGATEAGGYGGGAGKGGGEGFGGSAAHGGGNAGGGGGGGSGGGGGGRAAEGGGYGGGSGKGGGEGFGGGAAHGGGNAGGGGGGSGGGGGGGAAEGGGYGGGAGKGFGGGVAHGGGYAGGGGGGSGGGGGAGGGYGGGEGGGAGGGSSGEHGGGYGGGSGGGGGGGAGGAHGGGYGGGEGAGGGYGGGAAGGGGAGGGSGGGGGGGGAHGGGYGGGAGGGEGGGQGGYYP, translated from the coding sequence ATGGCAACTTCGAAAGTTTTAAGTATTGTTTTCTTTGTGTTGTTGTGTTTAGGAATATGTTCTGCTGCTAGAACACTTATTACCATTGGTTTGGGTCATGAAATTAGTGGAGGTTTCCATGGTGACATTGGTGTGAGCGGTGGTGAAGGTGGAGTACATGTTGGAGCAGATGGACATGGAGGAGGAGCcggtggaggtggaggtggaggtgCAGGTGGTGGTGGTGAATATGGAGGAAATGTTGTTGCTGGTGGTGGAGGAGGTGGaagtggaggtggtggtggtggtggtgcaGCTGAAGGTGGATATGGTGGAGGAGCTGGCAAAGGAAGCGGGGAAGGTGTAGCACATGGTGGTGGTTATGCAGGTGGCGGAGGAAGTGGTAGTGGTGGAGGCGGAGGTGGTGGTGCAACTGAAGCTGGTGGATATGGTGGAGGAGCTGGTAAAGGAGGCGGGGAAGGATTTGGTGGAAGTGCAGCACATGGTGGTGGTAATGCTGGTGGTGGAGGAGGAGGTGGTAGTGGTGGAGGCGGAGGTGGCAGAGCAGCCGAAGGTGGTGGATATGGTGGAGGATCTGGCAAAGGAGGTGGGGAAGGATTTGGTGGAGGTGCAGCACATGGTGGTGGTAATGCTGGTGGTGGAGGAGGTGGTAGTGGTGGAGGTGGAGGTGGCGGAGCAGCTGAAGGTGGTGGATATGGTGGAGGAGCTGGCAAAGGATTTGGTGGAGGTGTAGCACATGGAGGTGGTTATGCTGGTGGTGGAGGAGGTGGCAGTGGTGGAGGTGGAGGTGCTGGTGGTGGTTATGGAGGTGGTGAAGGAGGTGGTGCAGGGGGTGGATCTAGTGGAGAACATGGAGGAGGATACGGAGGTGGGAGTGGAGGTGGCGGAGGAGGTGGTGCTGGTGGAGCACATGGAGGCGGATATGGTGGTGGTGAAGGAGCTGGTGGTGGATATGGAGGTGGAGCAGCAGGTGGTGGTGGAGCAGGTGGTGGTTCAGGTGGTGGTGGAGGTGGTGGAGGTGCGCATGGCGGAGGATATGGTGGTGGTGCCGGAGGTGGTGAAGGTGGTGGCCAAGGTGGATATTATCCTTGA